One Bacillus spongiae DNA window includes the following coding sequences:
- the polX gene encoding DNA polymerase/3'-5' exonuclease PolX, which produces MVSVNKKSIIRLLEQIAIYMELKGENPFKISAFRKAAASLENDDRSLSEIKDFTKISGIGKGTAAVISEYIQEGTSSVLLELQQEVPKGLVPLLQLQGLGGKKIAKLYKELGVENIEDLKRVCEEGRVQTLSGFGKKTEEKILAAIEKVGSRPERLPIAYVTPIAEKLERKLNEVKSIQTFSRAGSFRRLRETVKDLDYIIATEQPQEVRNELLSFEAVKESISNGDTKISLVFDFDYEVSVDFRLVKPEEFATALHHFTGSKDHNVRMRQLAKERGEKISEYGVEIIETGEILTFAEEADFFAHFDLPWIPPELREDGTEIDETAKWEGLIHSGDIKGDLHMHSTWSDGAYSIEEMVNECRRLGYQYMAITDHSHYLKVANGLSPERVRQQITEIRRLNDKYEDILILAGIEMDILPDGTLDYDDELLNELDIVIASIHSSFSQPRETIMKRLTTALENAHVDIIAHPTGRLIGRREGYDVDMDMLIELAKKTNTALELNANPNRLDLSAKNIQKAQEAGVKLVINTDAHSTEHFAFMELGIKTAKKGWVLSKNVLNASSPKELLAFLNRNNDR; this is translated from the coding sequence ATCGTGAGCGTGAATAAAAAGAGCATCATTCGTCTGTTAGAACAAATTGCTATTTATATGGAATTAAAAGGAGAAAATCCTTTTAAAATATCCGCTTTTAGAAAAGCGGCGGCATCCTTAGAAAACGATGACAGGTCGCTAAGTGAAATAAAGGATTTTACGAAAATAAGCGGGATTGGAAAAGGGACAGCTGCTGTTATTAGCGAATACATACAAGAAGGTACGTCATCAGTTTTACTAGAATTACAGCAGGAAGTCCCAAAAGGATTAGTCCCATTACTTCAGCTTCAAGGTTTGGGTGGAAAGAAGATAGCTAAGCTCTACAAAGAGCTTGGGGTGGAAAACATTGAGGATTTAAAGAGGGTATGTGAAGAAGGAAGGGTTCAAACTCTTTCTGGATTTGGAAAAAAAACTGAAGAAAAAATACTAGCTGCCATTGAAAAAGTAGGCTCACGCCCAGAACGACTCCCAATCGCTTATGTAACCCCTATTGCGGAGAAGCTGGAACGAAAGCTTAACGAAGTGAAGAGTATTCAAACCTTCTCGCGTGCAGGAAGCTTTAGACGTCTTAGGGAAACCGTTAAAGACTTAGATTATATTATTGCAACCGAACAACCTCAAGAAGTGAGGAACGAATTACTTTCATTTGAAGCAGTAAAAGAATCGATTTCAAACGGAGATACAAAGATCTCTTTAGTGTTTGACTTTGACTACGAAGTATCAGTGGATTTTAGACTTGTGAAACCAGAAGAATTCGCAACGGCCCTTCACCATTTTACTGGATCGAAGGATCATAACGTTCGAATGAGACAACTCGCGAAGGAAAGAGGAGAGAAAATTAGTGAATATGGAGTGGAAATCATCGAGACAGGTGAGATTCTTACCTTTGCAGAAGAAGCTGATTTTTTCGCACACTTTGATCTTCCGTGGATTCCACCAGAACTTCGTGAAGATGGAACGGAAATAGATGAAACCGCTAAATGGGAAGGCTTAATTCATTCAGGTGACATTAAGGGCGATCTTCACATGCACTCGACGTGGTCGGATGGCGCCTACTCCATTGAAGAAATGGTGAATGAATGCAGAAGACTTGGCTATCAATATATGGCCATTACCGACCACTCTCACTATTTAAAAGTAGCAAACGGATTATCACCAGAGCGGGTTCGTCAGCAAATAACAGAAATTCGAAGGCTGAATGATAAATACGAAGATATTTTAATATTGGCAGGAATAGAGATGGATATTCTGCCAGATGGAACATTGGATTATGATGATGAATTATTAAATGAATTAGATATTGTAATAGCCTCCATTCATTCAAGCTTTTCACAACCACGAGAAACAATCATGAAACGACTAACGACAGCGCTTGAAAATGCTCACGTCGATATCATTGCGCACCCAACAGGACGATTAATCGGACGTAGAGAAGGTTATGATGTCGATATGGATATGCTTATTGAGCTTGCAAAGAAAACCAATACCGCTTTAGAACTTAATGCGAATCCGAATCGACTTGATTTATCGGCCAAAAATATACAAAAGGCTCAAGAGGCTGGTGTGAAGCTAGTGATTAATACTGATGCTCATAGTACAGAGCATTTTGCGTTTATGGAATTAGGCATTAAAACAGCGAAAAAGGGCTGGGTGTTATCAAAGAATGTCCTAAATGCTAGCTCGCCAAAGGAGCTCCTTGCATTCTTAAATAGAAATAACGACAGATAA